The following are from one region of the Salvia hispanica cultivar TCC Black 2014 chromosome 1, UniMelb_Shisp_WGS_1.0, whole genome shotgun sequence genome:
- the LOC125222078 gene encoding zinc finger CCCH domain-containing protein 14-like — MDFGRKRGRPDAAFSGNGGFKRSREEMDSFTTGVGSKSKPCTKFFSTAGCSFGDACHFQHYVPGYSAHTQLANMGVKIAAPVGRNTPSFSDSPSPNMKTKLCNRLNTPEGCRYGNKCHFAHSEMELGKPATPGFDDQRMRGGYSQRHESSQQSVGNFGASATAKISIDASFAGPIIGKNGANSKQICRQTGVKLSIKEHETDSSQRNIELEGTFDQIKEASSMVRQLIMNITESSSGHQENHHHSMGGSYGHGGPPNSSSHYKKKMCEKFPKGLCTFGERCHFAHSAAELRNSLA, encoded by the exons ATGGATTTCGGGCGCAAAAGGGGCAGACCAGACGCCGCCTTCTCTGGGAATGGAGGCTTCAAAAGGTCGAGAGAAG AAATGGACTCGTTTACAACTGGTGTAGGAAGCAAATCAAAGCCTTGCACGAAGTTTTTCAG CACGGCAGGGTGCTCTTTTGGCGATGCTTGCCATTTTCAGCATTATGTTCCTGGGTACAGTGCTCACACCCAGTTAGCAAACATGGGTGTTAAGATTGCTGCGCCTGTTGGAAGGAATACACCATCCTTTTCTGATTCACCGTCCCCGAACATGAAAACAAAGCTTTGCAACAGGTTAAACACTCCTGAGGGATGCAGATATGGAAACAAATGCCACTTTGCCCATAGCGAGATGGAGCTTGGCAAGCCAGCCACTCCAGGATTCGATGATCAACGAATGAGAGGTGGGTATTCCCAACGCCATGAGTCATCCCAACAATCTGTGGGAAACTTTGGCGCATCAGCAACTGCTAAAATCAGCATTGACGCATCCTTTGCTGGGCCCATTATTGGAAAAAATGGTGCCAACTCAAAGCAGATTTGCCGGCAGACTGGTGTTAAGCTTTCCATAAAGGAGCACGAGACAGATTCGAGTCAGCGGAATATTGAGCTTGAAGGAACATTCGATCAGATAAAGGAGGCTAGTTCGATGGTACGCCAACTCATTATGAATATCACTGAATCCTCATCCGGTCATCAAGAGAATCACCATCATTCTATGGGAGGCTCGTATGGTCATGGAGGTCCACCAAACAGCAGCAGCCATTATAAGAAGAAGATGTGCGAGAAATTCCCCAAGGGATTGTGCACTTTCGGAGAGAGATGCCATTTTGCTCATTCCGCTGCTGAATTACGGAACTCATTGGCTTAA
- the LOC125202543 gene encoding homeobox-leucine zipper protein HOX15-like gives MELGLSLGDASKSLGFLKDNNSSSNQDLTKPTGFDFCMSLGLSSKENGEDDDTSAEDGSDDNQEETETPLQLNLLPLAPVPRLWSSDNGSSENGSSGKGLDVNRTPAAEEASSANKREFEGAGNDNDDDDDNALNTRKKLRLSKEQSAFLEESFKEHNTLNPKQKLALAKQLNLRARQVEVWFQNRRARTKLKQTEVDCEYLKRCCETLTEENRRLHKELQELRALKTSNPFYMQLPATTLTMCPSCERVASTTTAAAAVAPVAAAAKGESNNIPKAIPFPLARPRFYPFPQAAAAAHPNQPAAS, from the exons ATGGAGCTTGGCTTGAGCTTGGGGGATGCCTCAAAATCCCTAGGATTCCTGAAAGACAACAACTCCTCCTCAAATCAAGATCTCACCAAGCCCACCGGCTTCGATTTCTGCATGTCTTTGGGGCTTAGCTCCAAGGAAAACGGCGAAGACGATGATACATCGGCGGAGGATGGAAGCGATGATAATCAAGAGGAAACCGAAACTCCTCTGCAGCTGAATCTTCTCCCTCTCGCTCCTGTTCCTCGCCTCTGGTCTTCTGATAATG GGAGCTCGGAAAATGGGTCGTCGGGGAAGGGCTTGGACGTGAACCGGACgccggcggcggaggaggccTCGTCGGCGAACAAGCGCGAATTCGAGGGCGCCGGCAACGAcaacgacgacgacgacgacaaCGCGCTCAACACGCGGAAGAAGCTCCGCCTCTCGAAAGAGCAATCGGCGTTTCTTGAAGAGAGCTTTAAGGAGCACAACACCCTCAATCCG AAGCAAAAACTGGCGCTGGCGAAGCAGCTGAATCTGAGAGCGAGGCAGGTGGAGGTGTGGTTCCAGAATAGAAGAGCAAG AACGAAGCTGAAGCAGACGGAGGTGGATTGTGAGTACTTGAAGAGATGCTGCGAAACGCTGACGGAAGAAAACAGGAGACTTCACAAGGAATTACAAGAGCTGAGAGCTCTCAAGACTTCAAATCCATTCTACATGCAACTCCCCGCCACCACGCTCACCATGTGCCCTTCGTGTGAGCGCGTGGCCTCCAcgaccaccgccgccgccgccgtagCGCCGGTCGCCGCTGCAGCGAAGGGGGAATCGAATAATATCCCGAAGGCTATTCCGTTTCCGCTGGCGAGGCCGAGATTTTACCCGTTTCcgcaggcggcggcggcggcgcatCCTAATCAGCCGGCGGCGTCTTGA